In Streptomyces sp. 71268, the DNA window GACCGGAGGGATCGGCCGCGAACCCGGGATGTTGATCCGGATGCGGGTGGTCAGCGTCGTCTCGGTCTTCGGCTCCTCGGGCACGCGCGGCGCCCGGGGGCCGTCCGCGTCGGCGTTGTCGTACGGGGCCTCCTGGGTCGGGTGCGGCGACGGATACTGGCGCGATCCGTACGGCGGGGTACCCGAGGGGTACGCGGCGTCGCCGCGCCCCTGGGGCCCGGAGGACGAACTGTCAGATTCACGGCTCAAAGCAGGTTCTCCCAGTTAGCTCCGCCGCCCCCCATCTCGCGCTGGGGTTCCCCATGCCGTAGGCCAGGGGAGGCTCGGCGGCGCGCACCACCATACTGGGCACGGCCGACCGACACCTGTCGGCCGCCGTTTCCCCAGTCCCGGCGCGTGCGCGGCGGCGCGCCCAGCGTCATCTGTACGTCACACCCAAAAGGTGACGTCATTTCCCAAGTCGGGTCGCCGGGGCCGGCGGTTGCGGAACCTTCGGCACCGTGGCACACATCACACCGGCGAACATCCCGCCCAGCAGGAAGAGATACGAGCCGACACCCGACCCGAACACGAAGTCACCCTCGGGCCGGGTCGCGGTCAGGAACAGCACGACCATCAGCCATCCGCCGGCGGGCGACCAGGCGCCGGCGCGTGCCCGGGTGGCGTGCAGACCGCCGTAGCACAGGGCCGCGAGGCCGAGCAGGGCCAGCAGCAACCCGCCGGGGAACCACGCCGATTGGACCAGCGCGCCGGCGATGCCGACGACCGCGCCGACGACGACCAGCAGGGCGTACGCGGCGATCCGCAGTGGGCGCAGCGGCTTGGCCAGCCAGGCGCCACCCCCGGCCACCCCACCTCCGACGCCCGCACCCGCGCCGGAACCCGCGCTCGCCCGGGCGGCGCTGCGCGCGGGCGTACGACCGGCGCCTCCGCCCGTACCGGCTCCCTTCGCCGACGCCTTGGCAGCGCCCTGTGACGTTCCCTTGGCCGAACCGGCGCCCTTAGTCGAGCCCTTGGCCGCGCCCCCAGTTGGGCCCTTGGCCGCTCCCTTGGTTGAGCCCTTGGCCGTTCCCTTGGTGGGGCCCTTGGCACCGCCCTTCGCCACGCTCGCGCCCTTGCCGGCGCTCGCTCCCGCGCCCGCGCTCACGTGGCCACCCCCGCGAACAGGTCGTCCTCGCGGCCCGGCCACGCGGTGTCGCCGTCCGCGACGGCCCGGCCCGGGCCGCGCCGCCCCCGCGCGAGGCGGTAGAACTCCGTGGTCAACAGCGGCTGACCGAGGTCGTTCGAGAGGGCGAAGAAGTCGCCGCTCACGGTGATCTGCGTGGCGTGGGCCCGCATCGCCGCGGCCTTCGCCGCCGCGTGCGCCGATCCGTCGATCACCGTCGTCACCTCGTCGTCCTCGACCACGCCCGGCAGGTCGGCCAGCGCGGCGGTGCCGGCGAACGGGGCGCCGCCCGGCGTGTCGGCCAGCTTGTGCGCGCGTGCCAGGCCCAGTTCGGCCACCGAGCGGGGGACGCAGTTCCAGTAGACCTTGTCGATCTCGTGCGGATCGCCCAGGTCGCGGCGGAACCCGCGCTCCGCGGCCAGCTCCGCGGCGCGCGTCGCCACCCGGTGCGCCTTGATGTGGTCGGGGTGGCCGTAGCCGCCGTGCGGGTCGTAGGTGACGAGCACCTGCGGCCTGACCTCGCGGACGACCTCGACCAGGTGGGCCGCCGCCTCGTCCGTGTCGGCCTGCCAGAACGCCCCGGGGCGCCGGTTGTGCGGCAGGCCCATCATCCCCGAGTCGCGGTACCGGCCGGCGCCGCCGAGCAGCCGGTGGTCGCTGACCCCGAGCGCGGCCATCGCCGCGGTCAGCTCGCCCGCCCGGTGGGCGCCGAGCGCGCTGGCGGGTCTGGGGTCCAGCGGGTCGGCAGTGGCCGGGTCGGCGGCGAGGTGGGCCAGGTCGGCGGGGATCACCTCGCCCTCCTCGCCGAGGGTGCAGGTCACCAGCGTCACGTGCACGCCGGCGGCCGCGTACGCGGCCATCGTGGCGCCGTTGTTGATCGACTCGTCGTCCGGGTGCGCGTGCACCAGGAGCAGACGACGAGCGGGAAGGACGGTCATGGGAACAGCCTACGAGTCCGCCTCCCGACCCGGGCCCCCCGGCGGCCGCCGGCGTGCGCCCCGGCGTCCGGCCCCGGGCGCGCGACGGCGCCGGGCCCGCTCCGAGCGGTGCCCGGGCCGCACTGCCGCGCGGGACGGCGAGACCCGCGCCGGGCAACGCTCCGGCGCGGCGGTGGCCTCGCCGGAGTGGTGGCCCGGTCAGGGCGCGTACGAGGGCGGTCGGCCCTGAGGGGGAGAACCCGCCGGAACCCGCGACTAGAACCTGATGTCGCCGATGACGTCGGCGACGCTGGTGCCCAGCTCGTCGATCGTGGGCGCCATGGACGAGCCGGCGAGATAGAAGCCCAGCATCACGCAGACCACGGCGTGTCCCGCTTTGAGGCCGTTCTTCTTGACCAGCAGGACCGTGATGACGCCCAGCAGCAGCACCGCCGAAACTGACAGCACCACGGCGGCTCACCTCCAGATTCATCCGTCGACGACTACTGGCCGCCGTTCAATGGTGTTTCCCGACAAGGTCCTTGCTACCGAACCCCCGCCACGCCCCGCGCGACCCCGCGCGCGACCCGGCGAACGTCCGCCCCTCATACGCTCCGTGCGCCGCACCGCACGAGGAGCTACCCCGCTCTCCGCCCGTTCATCCACGCCACCACCGCTCCACGCTCCCCACGGCAAGTACCGACGCCGCAGGCCATCCGGCACCACGAGCCCCGGCAACACCGGGGCCGGCGGGCCAACTTGAGTCATACCCACCATGCGGTCGGGATCATAACTTTCCACCGGCCCGCACATCTCGGTGTGTGGGGGCATGACAGGGGCGCATGCTTGTTCGCATGTGCCACCTCACCGGTTCCGTCCAACCACCGGACGGGCCCGGCCCCCCGCGCTGAGCCACCCGCCGCCCGGTCCGCGCGCCCCACCGCACCACCCCGGCGCGCCGCGGCCCGCCCGACCCGGCCGCACCCCTACGCGGCAGGGGCGGCGCCCCGGCGTATCCCGGCGCGCGACGGCCGCTCCCCCTCGCCCGCCCGGCACCGCGCCGGGACCCGGGCCGCGGCCCGCCCCGGCGCGGGGGCGGCCCGTAGGCTCGGCCCCATGACCGGACACCTCTCGTTTCCTCGACAGCACGCGCGGACGCAGCGCTTCACCCTCGGGGCGCCGCGCGCGTTCAGCGTGTCCCCGGACGGCGCGCGCGTCGTCTTCCTGCGCTCGCGGCACGGCACCGACCGGGCGAACCTGCTCTGGGTGCTCGACGTGGCGCAGGGGCGGGAGTACCCGGCCGCCGACCCGGCCGTGTTGCTCGGCGGCGCGGGCGAGGAGTTGTCGGCCGAGGAGCGGGCCCGGCGCGAGCGCAGCCGCGAGGGCGCGGCCGGCGTCGTCGGCTACGCGACCGACGGTGCGGTCGAGTTGGCGGCCTTCGCCCTGTCGGGTCGGCTCTTCGTCGCCGAGCTGCGCGCGGGCACCACGCGGGAGTTGTCGCCGGCCGCCGGGCACGGGCCGGTGGTGGACCCGCGCCCGTCCCCCGACGGACGGCACGTCGCGTACGCGGCGGGCGGCACGCTCTACGTCGTCGGCAGCGACGGCGCGGCCGACCGGGCGCTGGCCGAGCCGGAGGGCCGGGACGTCACGTACGGCCTCGCGGAGTTCATCGCGGCCGAGGAGATGGACCGCTCGCGCGGCTTCTGGTGGTCGCCGAACAGCGACGCGCTGCTGGTCGCGCGGGTGGACGAGTCCCCCGTACGGCGCTGGTGGATCGCCGACCCGGCCAACCCGGACCGGGAGCCGACCGAGGTGGCCTACCCGGCGGCCGGCACGCCCAACGCCGTCGTGACGCTCGCGCTGATCGGCCTGGACGGCACACGCACCGAGGTGACCTGGGACCACGGGCGGTTCCCGTACCTGGCCCGGGTGCACTGGTCGGCCGACGGCCCGCCGCTGCTCCTGGTGCAGGCCCGCGACCAGCGCACCCAGCGCTACCTGACGGTCGACACCGCCACCGGCGAGACGCGCACCGTGCACGCGGACGAGGACGACGCGTGGCTCGACCTCTTCCCCGGGGTGCCCGCCTGGACCCCGGACGGGCGGTTGGTCCGGATCGCCGACGAGGCCGGCGCGCGCGTGCTGATGGTCGGCGACCAGCGGCTCACCTCGGACGCCCTGCACGTCAGGGCGGTGCTCGACATCGGCGAACGGGACGTGCTGTTCTCCGCCGCGCCCGGTGATGGCGCCGGCCTGCCGCGGGTGCCCGGCGAGATCGGCGTCTACCGGGCGTGGTTCCGCGCCGGCGGTGACAGGCCCGGCGCCGGCCCGCTGCCCAACGTGCCCGGCGGCTGCGAACCGATCGCGCTCTCCGCCGACCCCGCCGTGACCTCCGCGGTGCGCGGCGGCGACGTACTGGTGCTGCCCTCGCTGGGGCTGGCCGAGCCGGGCGTGCGGGTGACGGTCGTACGGGCCGACGACGAGCGCGCGCCGGCCGACTGGGAGCGCCTGACCGAGATCGCCAGCCACGCGGAGCGCCCGGTCCTGACCGCCGCCCCGCGCCTGGTCTTCGCCGGCGAGCGGAACATCCCCTGCGCCGTGCTGCTGCCCACCGGGTACGCGAGCGGGGACGGGCCGCTGCCGGTCCTGATGGACCCGTACGGCGGGCCGCACGGGCAGCGGGTGCTCGCGGCGCACAACGCGTACCTGACCTCGCAGTGGTTCGCTGACCAAGGCTTCGCGGTGATCGTGGCGGACGGCCGCGGTACCCCGGGCCGCTCCCCCGGCTGGGAGAAGGCGATCCGGCACGAGGTGGCGGCGGTGACGCTCCAGGACCAGGTGGACGCGCTGCACGCCCTCGCCGACCGCTTCCCGCTCGACCTCGGGCGGGTCGCCATCCGTGGCTGGTCGTACGGCGGGTTGCTCGCCGGCCTGGCCGGGCTGCGTCGCCCGGACGTCTTCCACGCGGCGATCGTCGGCGCCCCGGTCACCGACCAGCGGCTGTACGACACGCACTACACGGAGCGCTACCTGGGCCACCCGGACGAGCAGCCCGAGGTGTACGCGCGCAACTCGCTGGTCACCGACGAGGGTCTGGTCGAGGCGGCCGAGCCGGCCCGCCCGATGATGATCATCCACGGCCTCGCCGACGACAACGTGGTGGTGGCCCACACGCTGCGGCTCTCCTCCGCCCTGCTCGCGGCCGGCCGCCCGCACGAGGTGGTGCCGCTGTCCGGCGTCACCCACATGACGCCGCAGGAACAGGTGGCGGAGAATTTGCTGCTGCTCCAGGTGGACTTCCTGCGCCGCTCGCTGGGACTGCCGGGTGGCGACGATGTGGCGGGTGGCCCGACCACGGAGGGCAGCGCGGCCTAACCGCCTGGCGCGTCGCCCGTGCCACCGCGCGGGTGACGCGCGCCCGCCTGCCGCGGGTGGGCCCGGCCGCGACCGGGCGGGTTCGAGGGTGGCGGCTCCACCGACAGCGGCGGGCCCGCCGGGGGTGGCGGGCTCAGCGAGGGTGGCGGGCTTGACGGGCGCGGTGGGCTCGTGGGGAGCGGCGGGCCCACCGGGCGCGGCGGACGTGCGGGAAGCGGCGGGGCGCCGTGGCCTGCCGCCGGGTGGCCTCCTGCCTCGGTACGTCCCGGCGGGTAGCTCGGTGGTAGCGGCCCCCAGCCGCCCGACGGCCCCGGTACGTGGCCAGCACTCTGTGAGACCAGCGCGAGGAGCGCCACCAGACCGGCGAGGAGTTCCACGAAGGGCAGGTAGGTAAATAGCCCGCTGTCCAGACGATCCCAGAGGCCGAGCTCGAGGTGGTGCGACATGCTGCTGACCCCGTGGGCAGTGACCAGGAAGGCGGCTGTCAGGCCGAACGGCCGGGCATGAGGGGCCCGTCTCCGAACTCGGATGCCCGCCACGATCGCGAACAGCGCCACCACCGCGGCGGGCCAGCTGTAGGGCTGACCGAGGAGCGAGGAGAGAAGCAGCACCCCGACGAGAGATTCCTTGTAGGTCTCCCAGCCTGACGGCGCCATGAGTCGCAGCTGCCACAAGATCAGCAGGACACCGGTGCCGCCCAAAGCCACGAACGCCGTTCTCCCCGCGCCCGGCGTCAGCTCGGCCAACCGGGCCGGCGGGACCGTACCGTGCCCTTGCCCGATCGCCGGCGGCGCCTGCCGCCCCGCGTCGCGCGAGCCGATGACCGTCATTAACAGCACCACGCTGGCCAATACCGCCGACCAGCAGGTGAACTGCGCTCGGGCCACCGTGCCGCTGGAGATGCCGTCCATCCAGTCGGCGTGCAGGTTCCACAGGCTGGGCAGCCGCAGCGCGATGGTGGTCACCGCGACCGCGACCAGGGCGCTGCCCGCGACCGCGGAGCGCCTGACGCTCAGGCCGGTCACCACGTACAGCACGAGCAGGACCAGGTCGTAGTAGGACGAGGCGACGACGCCGCTCGCGTCCACCCGGTAGGGCAGGTTGACCCACACCCACCACAGCCCGGCCCCGTCGACGACGTTGTTCAGGTCCCGGATGATCCAGGCCAGCGAGATGGTCGCGAACAGCGCGCAGTACAGCGCCCCGAAGTTTCGTACCTCACGCGTGATGGACCGTCGCTCACCCATGTTGGCCGCCCCCTGACCACCCCCGCGGGCGGCGACGCCGCCCGGCACCGCAGGGTTACCCAAGGGCCCGCGCCCTCAAGAGCGCCGGTGGCGGGTCGGCCGGATTACGTCGGTCGGTCGCGTCCGCCCGCCGCGCGCGATCAGTTGGCGGCCCGCCTACCAGGAGCCGGGCGGGTTCGCGGGCGGTGGGCCCGCCGGGGGCGGAGGCGGCGGGGCGCCGTAGCCGCCGCCCTGATAGCCGCCCTGCTGGTCACCCTGGTATTCGCCCTGGTAACCACCCTGATAGCCGCCGCCCTGCTGGCCGCCCGGATAGCCGTCCTGGTAGCCACCGGCCGGTTGGCCACCCTGATAGCCGCCGGCCGGCGGGTAGTCGCGGGGCGAGGGGGTCGGGCCGTAGCCGTCGGGGGTGGCGTAGCCGTCGCCGCCGTGGCCCGGTGTGGGCTGGGGGCCCCAGCCGGGTGGCGGGCCCGTGACGTGCTCGGGTCCTCGCGGGGCCAGCGCGAGGAGGGCCACCAGGCCGGCGGCGACCTGTACGAAGGACGACCACACGTACAG includes these proteins:
- a CDS encoding DUF6113 family protein produces the protein MRPLRIAAYALLVVVGAVVGIAGALVQSAWFPGGLLLALLGLAALCYGGLHATRARAGAWSPAGGWLMVVLFLTATRPEGDFVFGSGVGSYLFLLGGMFAGVMCATVPKVPQPPAPATRLGK
- the mshB gene encoding N-acetyl-1-D-myo-inositol-2-amino-2-deoxy-alpha-D-glucopyranoside deacetylase translates to MTVLPARRLLLVHAHPDDESINNGATMAAYAAAGVHVTLVTCTLGEEGEVIPADLAHLAADPATADPLDPRPASALGAHRAGELTAAMAALGVSDHRLLGGAGRYRDSGMMGLPHNRRPGAFWQADTDEAAAHLVEVVREVRPQVLVTYDPHGGYGHPDHIKAHRVATRAAELAAERGFRRDLGDPHEIDKVYWNCVPRSVAELGLARAHKLADTPGGAPFAGTAALADLPGVVEDDEVTTVIDGSAHAAAKAAAMRAHATQITVSGDFFALSNDLGQPLLTTEFYRLARGRRGPGRAVADGDTAWPGREDDLFAGVAT
- a CDS encoding prolyl oligopeptidase family serine peptidase, with the protein product MTGHLSFPRQHARTQRFTLGAPRAFSVSPDGARVVFLRSRHGTDRANLLWVLDVAQGREYPAADPAVLLGGAGEELSAEERARRERSREGAAGVVGYATDGAVELAAFALSGRLFVAELRAGTTRELSPAAGHGPVVDPRPSPDGRHVAYAAGGTLYVVGSDGAADRALAEPEGRDVTYGLAEFIAAEEMDRSRGFWWSPNSDALLVARVDESPVRRWWIADPANPDREPTEVAYPAAGTPNAVVTLALIGLDGTRTEVTWDHGRFPYLARVHWSADGPPLLLVQARDQRTQRYLTVDTATGETRTVHADEDDAWLDLFPGVPAWTPDGRLVRIADEAGARVLMVGDQRLTSDALHVRAVLDIGERDVLFSAAPGDGAGLPRVPGEIGVYRAWFRAGGDRPGAGPLPNVPGGCEPIALSADPAVTSAVRGGDVLVLPSLGLAEPGVRVTVVRADDERAPADWERLTEIASHAERPVLTAAPRLVFAGERNIPCAVLLPTGYASGDGPLPVLMDPYGGPHGQRVLAAHNAYLTSQWFADQGFAVIVADGRGTPGRSPGWEKAIRHEVAAVTLQDQVDALHALADRFPLDLGRVAIRGWSYGGLLAGLAGLRRPDVFHAAIVGAPVTDQRLYDTHYTERYLGHPDEQPEVYARNSLVTDEGLVEAAEPARPMMIIHGLADDNVVVAHTLRLSSALLAAGRPHEVVPLSGVTHMTPQEQVAENLLLLQVDFLRRSLGLPGGDDVAGGPTTEGSAA